Proteins encoded within one genomic window of Longimicrobiaceae bacterium:
- a CDS encoding fructosamine kinase family protein: MTLPAAVRRRVEARFGAVRDARPVGGGCVNPALRLELPDGPAFLKYNADAPAGLFPAEARALRALRAAAGEELRVPEVLAAWDPAEEGAPGEPGWLLLEWIEPGAPGPGYDERLGRGLAALHRLADGRWGWEEDNFIGPLPQPNASTSTWAEFWRERRLEPQLRRARDAGYADDAREWARLLDRLPDLLGPAEEDGPALLHGDLWGGNVLPAATGEPALVDPAAYRGHREVDLAMSELFGGFAPRFRAAYAEARPLLPGYREGRRAAYQLFYLLVHVNLFGGAYVAQTRSALREALGTP; the protein is encoded by the coding sequence GTGACCCTCCCGGCGGCGGTCCGGCGGCGGGTGGAGGCGCGCTTCGGCGCGGTGCGCGACGCCCGCCCGGTGGGCGGCGGGTGCGTCAACCCCGCGCTGCGGCTGGAGCTGCCGGACGGCCCCGCCTTCCTCAAGTACAACGCCGACGCCCCCGCGGGCCTCTTCCCCGCCGAGGCCCGCGCCCTCCGTGCGCTTCGCGCCGCCGCGGGGGAGGAGCTGCGCGTCCCGGAGGTGCTCGCCGCCTGGGACCCGGCGGAGGAGGGCGCCCCCGGCGAGCCCGGGTGGCTCCTGCTGGAGTGGATCGAGCCCGGCGCGCCCGGACCGGGATACGACGAGCGGCTGGGGCGCGGGCTCGCCGCGCTGCACCGGCTGGCGGACGGCCGCTGGGGGTGGGAGGAAGACAACTTCATCGGCCCGCTCCCGCAGCCCAACGCCTCCACCTCCACCTGGGCGGAGTTCTGGCGCGAGCGCAGGCTGGAGCCCCAGCTCCGGCGCGCCCGCGACGCCGGGTACGCGGACGACGCCCGCGAGTGGGCGCGCCTGCTGGACCGTCTCCCCGACCTGCTGGGCCCCGCCGAGGAGGACGGCCCCGCGCTGCTGCACGGCGACCTCTGGGGCGGCAACGTGCTCCCCGCCGCCACCGGCGAGCCCGCCCTGGTGGACCCCGCCGCCTACCGCGGGCACCGCGAGGTGGACCTCGCCATGTCCGAGCTGTTCGGCGGCTTCGCCCCGCGCTTCCGCGCCGCCTACGCCGAGGCCCGCCCCCTCCTCCCCGGGTACCGCGAAGGGCGCCGGGCCGCGTACCAGCTCTTCTACCTCCTGGTGCACGTCAACCTGTTCGGCGGCGCGTACGTGGCGCAGACCCGCTCCGCGCTGCGCGAAGCTCTGGGGACGCCGTAG
- a CDS encoding low molecular weight protein-tyrosine-phosphatase — MKILFVCLGNICRSPLAESVFRHLARERGVEHLFEVDSAGTSGYHAGAPPDRRSAATARARGITVAGASRQLTARDLRSFDYVIAMDAENQAEVEALHAATGGTARVHRLREWDPERSGTDVPDPYYGGARGFEDVHDMVERSCAALLVHLLREQGAA; from the coding sequence GTGAAGATCCTCTTCGTCTGCCTCGGCAACATCTGCCGCTCGCCGCTGGCCGAATCCGTGTTCCGGCACCTGGCCCGCGAGCGCGGCGTGGAGCACCTCTTCGAGGTCGACTCCGCGGGCACCTCCGGCTACCACGCCGGGGCGCCGCCCGACCGGCGCAGCGCCGCCACCGCGCGCGCCCGCGGCATCACGGTGGCCGGGGCGAGCCGCCAGCTCACCGCCCGCGACCTGCGCAGCTTCGACTACGTGATCGCCATGGACGCGGAGAACCAGGCGGAGGTCGAGGCGCTGCACGCCGCCACCGGGGGCACCGCGCGCGTGCACCGGCTGCGCGAGTGGGACCCCGAGCGGAGCGGGACGGACGTGCCGGACCCGTACTACGGCGGCGCCCGCGGCTTCGAGGACGTGCACGACATGGTGGAGCGCTCCTGCGCCGCCCTGCTCGTCCACCTGCTGCGGGAGCAGGGAGCGGCGTGA
- a CDS encoding phospholipase D-like domain-containing protein — MHGPERAIPPATEAPLTSLQRVEPGRTTPGAFAITRTLVRQAERAMLRASDAHQVRGNSARLLVDGPMAFEAWLDAIGRAREWIHLENYILRDDRTGRRFRDALADRAREGVKVRVLYDWLGCWATPGRFWKPLRDAGAGVRAFAPPSVRDPLNGLRRDHRKVVVTDGEYASVSGMCIGDEWAGDPAAGIPPWRDTGVEFRGPVAAVIDRAFARTWGIAGRPLPPEEVPDPERARRVGDVAVRVVEGEPGRSRIYRLSQFINVGVERRLWITDPYFVAPPAMTEALAAAARDGVDVRVIVPAFNNWPIVGGLSRAGYRPLLEAGVRLFEWEGPMIHAKTAVADGVWSRVGSSNMNLASLLGNWEMDVAVLDREFAGQMEDLFLRDLESAVEITLTPPGRRIGNPERRKAERLVTERPEDVRKPGRASAREARRRAHRGGTLGRAVGRVARAGSVLGRSLVGQRMIGREDTGWVAALGAFLVLVSLLGFFFPRLFGWPVAFLVFWLGVASLVRAVTPPRRRGP, encoded by the coding sequence ATGCACGGACCGGAGCGCGCGATCCCACCCGCCACCGAAGCCCCGCTCACCTCGCTGCAGCGGGTCGAGCCCGGGCGCACCACGCCCGGCGCGTTCGCGATCACCCGGACCCTGGTGCGCCAGGCGGAGCGCGCCATGCTGCGCGCCTCGGATGCCCACCAGGTGCGGGGGAACTCCGCGCGCCTGCTGGTGGACGGGCCCATGGCCTTCGAGGCGTGGCTGGACGCCATCGGCCGGGCGCGCGAGTGGATCCACCTGGAGAACTATATCCTCCGCGACGACCGCACCGGCCGGCGCTTCCGCGACGCCCTGGCCGACCGGGCGCGCGAGGGGGTGAAGGTCCGGGTGCTCTACGACTGGCTGGGGTGCTGGGCCACCCCGGGGCGCTTCTGGAAGCCGCTCCGCGACGCCGGGGCGGGGGTGCGTGCCTTCGCGCCGCCCAGCGTCCGCGACCCGCTCAACGGGCTGCGGCGCGACCACCGGAAGGTGGTGGTGACGGACGGCGAGTACGCCTCCGTCTCCGGGATGTGCATCGGCGACGAGTGGGCCGGCGACCCGGCGGCCGGCATTCCCCCCTGGCGCGACACCGGGGTGGAGTTCCGCGGGCCCGTGGCGGCCGTGATCGACCGCGCCTTCGCCCGCACCTGGGGGATCGCCGGGCGCCCGCTCCCCCCCGAGGAGGTCCCGGATCCCGAGCGGGCCCGCCGCGTCGGCGACGTGGCGGTGCGGGTCGTGGAGGGGGAGCCGGGGAGAAGCCGCATCTACCGGCTGTCGCAGTTCATCAACGTGGGCGTGGAGCGGCGGCTCTGGATCACGGACCCGTACTTCGTCGCCCCGCCCGCGATGACCGAGGCGCTCGCCGCCGCCGCCCGCGACGGGGTGGACGTGCGCGTCATCGTCCCCGCCTTCAACAACTGGCCCATCGTCGGGGGACTGTCGCGCGCCGGGTACCGCCCGCTGCTGGAGGCGGGGGTGCGGCTCTTCGAGTGGGAGGGCCCCATGATCCACGCCAAGACCGCCGTCGCCGACGGCGTCTGGTCGCGCGTGGGGTCCAGCAACATGAACCTGGCTTCCCTCCTGGGGAACTGGGAGATGGACGTGGCCGTGCTCGACCGCGAGTTCGCCGGCCAGATGGAGGACCTCTTCCTCCGCGACCTGGAGTCCGCGGTGGAGATCACCCTCACTCCCCCCGGGCGCCGCATCGGCAACCCGGAGCGGCGCAAGGCCGAGCGGCTGGTGACCGAGCGCCCCGAGGACGTCCGCAAGCCCGGCCGCGCCTCCGCCCGCGAGGCCCGGCGGCGCGCACACCGCGGCGGGACCCTGGGACGCGCCGTGGGGCGCGTCGCCCGCGCCGGCTCCGTCCTGGGGCGCTCCCTGGTGGGCCAGCGGATGATCGGCCGCGAGGACACCGGGTGGGTCGCTGCGCTCGGCGCCTTCCTGGTGCTCGTGTCCCTCCTGGGCTTCTTCTTCCCCCGCCTCTTCGGCTGGCCCGTCGCCTTCCTGGTCTTCTGGCTCGGCGTGGCCTCGCTGGTGCGCGCCGTCACCCCCCCGCGCCG